The following proteins come from a genomic window of Planctomycetia bacterium:
- a CDS encoding 4a-hydroxytetrahydrobiopterin dehydratase: MSSPSAEQLTSKNCVPCEGGVPPVGKKQADGFLENLPGWSLTHDAQRIRKDWVVKNFMEAIGFFQRVAALSEDEGHHPDLHLEGYRNVWIEIWTHAIGGLSENDFILAAKIDQLPVQVKKK; this comes from the coding sequence ATGTCATCTCCATCCGCCGAACAGCTCACCTCTAAGAACTGCGTGCCCTGCGAAGGGGGCGTGCCGCCGGTCGGAAAGAAACAGGCCGACGGGTTTCTCGAAAACCTGCCGGGCTGGAGCCTGACGCACGACGCCCAGCGGATTCGTAAGGATTGGGTGGTGAAGAATTTCATGGAAGCGATCGGTTTCTTCCAACGCGTGGCAGCGCTGTCGGAAGACGAAGGGCACCATCCGGACCTGCACCTGGAAGGCTATCGCAACGTCTGGATCGAAATCTGGACGCACGCCATCGGCGGTTTGTCCGAAAATGATTTCATCCTCGCCGCCAAAATCGATCAGTTGCCGGTGCAGGTGAAGAAGAAGTAG
- a CDS encoding TIM barrel protein, translated as MTPVSRRLFLGASAAAAGAMSLGERSSSAAVAGKLPGQTPNTKFAVNVEMWFTDLPFLDRLRASAKLGFPAVEFWPWDNKDLKAVAELSKELNLAIAQFTAWGFEPGMNDPKNHAAFVEAVEKGCEVAKQLDCKLMTVVGGNDQPGMSQEQMHENIITALKMAAPIAEKNDVTLILEPMNIRVDHKGHCLYGSEKPVRICRAVNSTHVKINWDLYHMQISEGDLCGRLKDGFDQVGYLQVADNPGRNEPGTGEVHYNRVLRQAKELGYTGFVGLECRPRDGEEKAAERVAAADIW; from the coding sequence ATGACGCCAGTATCCCGTCGATTGTTCTTGGGAGCTTCAGCCGCCGCGGCTGGGGCGATGTCGTTGGGCGAGCGGTCGTCGTCGGCCGCCGTCGCCGGGAAACTGCCGGGGCAGACGCCGAACACCAAGTTCGCCGTGAATGTCGAGATGTGGTTCACCGACCTGCCGTTCCTGGATCGGCTCCGCGCGTCGGCCAAGCTGGGCTTTCCGGCCGTGGAGTTCTGGCCCTGGGACAACAAAGACCTGAAGGCCGTCGCCGAACTCTCGAAAGAGCTGAACCTCGCCATCGCCCAGTTCACGGCCTGGGGCTTCGAGCCGGGCATGAACGACCCGAAGAATCACGCCGCATTTGTCGAAGCCGTCGAAAAGGGTTGCGAAGTGGCGAAGCAACTCGATTGCAAGCTGATGACCGTCGTCGGCGGCAACGATCAACCTGGCATGTCGCAAGAGCAGATGCACGAAAACATCATCACGGCGCTCAAAATGGCGGCGCCGATCGCGGAGAAGAACGACGTCACGCTCATTCTGGAACCGATGAACATCCGCGTCGACCACAAGGGACATTGTCTGTACGGCAGCGAGAAGCCGGTCCGCATCTGCCGCGCAGTCAACTCGACGCACGTGAAGATCAATTGGGATCTTTATCACATGCAGATCAGCGAAGGAGATCTCTGTGGCCGCTTGAAGGATGGCTTCGACCAGGTCGGTTACCTGCAAGTCGCCGACAACCCTGGCCGCAACGAGCCGGGCACCGGCGAAGTTCACTACAACCGCGTGCTGCGCCAAGCGAAGGAACTGGGCTACACGGGCTTCGTCGGCCTGGAATGTCGCCCCCGCGACGGCGAAGAAAAAGCGGCGGAACGCGTGGCCGCGGCGGATATTTGGTAG
- a CDS encoding MotA/TolQ/ExbB proton channel family protein translates to MSETRQPKSVARGEQPAASAGVPPRKLATAHALARRLKLRPRKLAGLLLVLLGVAFGGAHSIFAADEIPAEATEEGVDTSELHVPTKSLWDMVMAGGPTMVPLAGCSVVLLIFVFERAVSLRRARIAPRPFIKRFLHQVREGQLDRDGALALCEENGTPVARVFAVAAKKWGRSSVEMEQAVMDAGERIVTSLRRYLRVLSGLHTVTPLIGLFGTVMGIITSFNALATSEALGKAEMLAQGISEALLATAAGLTVAIPSLIAYLYFVGKVDQLTIELDAAGQELIGIISAEAIQEAKGLRIKKAA, encoded by the coding sequence ATGTCGGAGACTCGTCAACCGAAGTCAGTTGCACGCGGTGAACAGCCGGCCGCCAGCGCCGGGGTTCCGCCGCGCAAACTCGCCACGGCGCACGCTCTGGCACGCCGACTCAAATTGCGCCCGCGAAAACTGGCCGGCCTGCTGCTGGTGCTCCTCGGCGTCGCATTCGGCGGCGCCCACTCAATCTTCGCGGCCGACGAGATACCCGCCGAAGCGACTGAGGAAGGCGTCGACACCTCGGAACTGCACGTGCCGACCAAAAGTCTGTGGGACATGGTCATGGCCGGCGGACCGACAATGGTTCCGCTCGCAGGCTGTTCTGTGGTGCTGCTGATCTTCGTTTTCGAGCGGGCTGTCAGTTTGCGCCGCGCGCGGATTGCACCGCGGCCGTTCATCAAGCGGTTCTTGCACCAGGTTCGCGAAGGGCAGCTCGATCGCGACGGCGCTCTCGCGCTGTGCGAGGAAAACGGCACGCCGGTCGCCCGCGTGTTTGCGGTCGCGGCCAAGAAATGGGGCCGTTCGTCCGTGGAAATGGAACAGGCCGTGATGGACGCCGGCGAGCGGATTGTCACCAGCCTGCGACGTTACCTGCGCGTGTTAAGCGGACTCCACACGGTGACGCCGCTGATTGGTCTGTTCGGCACAGTGATGGGCATCATCACATCGTTCAACGCGCTGGCGACGAGCGAAGCCCTCGGCAAAGCCGAGATGCTTGCCCAAGGTATCAGCGAAGCGCTGCTGGCGACCGCGGCGGGCCTGACCGTGGCGATCCCGTCGCTGATCGCGTACCTGTATTTCGTCGGCAAGGTCGATCAACTCACGATCGAACTGGACGCCGCGGGCCAAGAACTGATTGGCATCATTTCCGCCGAAGCGATTCAGGAAGCGAAGGGGTTGAGGATCAAGAAGGCGGCGTAA